A stretch of Desulfitobacterium dichloroeliminans LMG P-21439 DNA encodes these proteins:
- a CDS encoding GtrA family protein, whose translation MGGSTALLELLIFLGLRREMGFDVVSANVIAIGIATGVNFLMNRNWSFSSSARVSRSLCLYLSLILFNMVFTTWMITLLVGWGVMDFWAKFYMMGAATVWNFLLYRKVIFV comes from the coding sequence GTGGGTGGATCCACGGCACTTCTGGAACTTCTTATCTTCCTCGGATTGCGGAGGGAAATGGGATTTGATGTGGTCTCAGCTAATGTTATTGCCATTGGAATTGCCACAGGAGTTAACTTTTTAATGAATCGCAATTGGTCCTTTAGCAGTAGTGCAAGGGTTAGTCGCAGTTTATGCTTATATCTTTCGCTCATTCTGTTCAACATGGTCTTTACGACCTGGATGATTACACTCCTTGTAGGCTGGGGAGTAATGGATTTTTGGGCTAAATTTTACATGATGGGGGCAGCAACTGTGTGGAATTTTCTGCTGTATAGGAAAGTTATTTTTGTGTGA
- a CDS encoding ABC transporter ATP-binding protein: MSIFKRFISYYKPYRLLFYTDMLCAIIVSIIDLSFPMILSYLINSVFTKGREAILDTILVVGIGLLAMYIIKYFCQYFIVSYGHIMGARMETDMRRDLFSHLQKLSFSYYDKRNTGELMSRLVADLFDISELAHHGPENLFISILKIVGSFVILLTLNVQMTLSLSIVTLIIILFSLYKNKVMQPIFSDNRVKIAKVNSSVQDSLAGIRVVQSFANETIEKKKFAQSNGAFLKSKTGAYKIMGGFHAWNSFFEGLLYIVVVVTGGINIANGNLRATDLAVYILYINIFINPIDVLINFTEQFQKGYAGFKRFVEVLETHPDIKDEPNARPLTQVKGDIEYQNVTFGYDEEESHVLNQVSLKIKAGETIALVGPSGGGKTTLCSLLPRFYEVTSGTITIDGQDIRKVTLDSLRNAIGVVQQDVYLFDGTIKQNIAYGKAGATDEEIIEAAKKANIHDFITSLEEGYDTYVGERGVRLSGGQKQRLSIARVFLKNPPILILDEATSALDNESERYIQKSLEELAQNRTTIVIAHRLSTIRNADEIIVITDEGIKERGNHQELLLLDGIYAHYYTMQFEGLD; this comes from the coding sequence GTGAGTATTTTTAAGCGCTTTATCAGTTATTATAAGCCCTATCGATTGCTTTTTTACACGGATATGCTGTGTGCGATTATCGTGTCTATCATTGATCTATCCTTTCCGATGATTCTCAGTTACTTAATCAACAGTGTATTTACTAAAGGTAGGGAAGCCATTCTGGACACTATCCTTGTGGTAGGAATAGGCCTCTTGGCAATGTACATCATCAAATATTTTTGCCAATATTTCATTGTTTCCTACGGACATATCATGGGCGCGCGCATGGAAACGGATATGCGGCGGGATCTGTTCAGCCATTTACAGAAACTATCCTTTTCATATTACGACAAACGCAATACGGGTGAGCTCATGTCCCGGTTGGTTGCTGACTTATTCGATATCTCGGAGTTAGCTCATCACGGACCAGAGAACCTTTTCATATCTATTTTGAAGATCGTCGGTTCTTTTGTTATCTTACTGACTCTAAATGTTCAGATGACCCTCTCACTCTCGATTGTTACTCTTATAATCATTCTATTCAGCCTTTATAAAAATAAAGTAATGCAGCCCATTTTCAGTGATAATCGTGTCAAAATAGCTAAGGTGAATTCCAGTGTTCAAGATAGTCTGGCGGGAATTCGGGTAGTGCAATCCTTTGCCAATGAGACCATCGAGAAAAAGAAATTTGCTCAAAGCAATGGAGCTTTCCTAAAATCGAAAACAGGAGCCTATAAGATCATGGGAGGTTTCCATGCTTGGAACTCTTTCTTTGAAGGGCTACTTTACATTGTGGTGGTCGTTACAGGTGGGATTAATATTGCTAATGGGAACTTAAGGGCAACTGACTTAGCGGTGTATATCCTTTATATCAATATTTTCATTAATCCGATTGACGTTTTGATTAACTTTACCGAGCAATTCCAAAAGGGTTATGCGGGCTTTAAGCGCTTCGTCGAAGTGCTGGAGACTCACCCGGATATTAAAGATGAGCCTAATGCCAGACCCTTAACCCAGGTCAAAGGGGATATTGAGTATCAGAATGTCACCTTCGGCTACGATGAGGAGGAATCCCATGTTCTCAATCAGGTCAGTTTGAAGATCAAAGCTGGCGAAACCATTGCCTTGGTCGGTCCTTCCGGCGGCGGGAAAACCACTCTATGTTCCTTGTTGCCAAGATTCTACGAAGTGACTTCGGGAACCATAACCATTGACGGTCAGGATATTCGCAAGGTGACCCTTGATTCACTACGCAATGCCATCGGGGTAGTGCAGCAGGATGTCTATCTGTTTGATGGAACCATCAAGCAAAATATCGCCTATGGTAAAGCGGGAGCCACCGATGAAGAAATCATAGAGGCAGCGAAAAAGGCCAATATTCATGATTTTATTACATCTCTGGAAGAAGGGTATGACACCTATGTCGGTGAGCGAGGGGTAAGACTTTCCGGCGGGCAAAAACAGCGTTTGTCTATTGCCCGAGTCTTTTTAAAGAATCCGCCCATATTGATATTGGATGAAGCCACCTCAGCTCTAGATAACGAGAGTGAGCGTTATATTCAAAAGTCTTTAGAGGAGCTGGCCCAGAACCGGACGACCATTGTCATTGCTCATCGACTAAGTACGATACGCAATGCCGACGAAATTATTGTGATTACGGATGAGGGAATTAAAGAAAGAGGAAATCACCAGGAACTCCTCTTATTAGATGGGATATATGCTCATTATTATACGATGCAATTCGAGGGACTGGATTGA
- a CDS encoding 6-phosphofructokinase — translation MENLSGEQQKKRKSSAIKKLAILTGGGDCPGLNAVIRAAVKTACYRGIEVVGIQDGFRGAVEGDFRTLGFKDVSGILPRGGTILGTTNRDNPFAYSVQVEGTRQIQDRSDEVMDRFKAEGIDALITIGGDGSLSIAQEFAKKGLNVVGVPKTIDNDLMATDLTFGFQTAVATAQDALDRLHTTAESHHRIMILEVMGRYAGWIALYAGVAGGADVILIPEVPYQLESIAKAVKRRADQGKHFSIIVVAEGAKPLGGEMVVERTVPGRTDPIKLGGIGAKLAADLEKLTAIESRVTVLGHLQRGGSPIAVDRVLSTRYGVAAVEAVLDKDYGMMVALQGQDIVRVPIKEAVHQLKKIKSDDPVLLAARSMGIEFGD, via the coding sequence ATGGAGAACCTGAGTGGGGAACAACAGAAAAAGAGAAAGAGCAGTGCTATAAAAAAGCTGGCTATTTTGACAGGAGGCGGGGATTGCCCCGGACTGAATGCGGTGATTCGTGCTGCTGTAAAAACAGCCTGCTACCGTGGAATTGAAGTTGTTGGAATTCAGGATGGCTTCCGTGGAGCGGTGGAGGGAGATTTTCGCACCTTGGGGTTTAAGGATGTCTCGGGCATTCTTCCTCGAGGAGGAACCATTCTGGGAACGACCAATAGAGATAATCCTTTTGCGTATTCGGTTCAAGTTGAGGGAACGCGGCAGATTCAAGACCGCTCCGATGAAGTTATGGACAGGTTTAAAGCAGAAGGAATTGACGCACTCATCACCATCGGTGGAGATGGAAGCTTAAGTATTGCCCAGGAGTTCGCCAAAAAGGGGCTTAACGTTGTAGGTGTCCCCAAAACTATAGACAATGATCTCATGGCCACGGATCTAACCTTTGGTTTCCAGACCGCTGTGGCTACGGCTCAAGATGCCTTGGATAGACTTCACACCACAGCCGAGTCTCATCACCGCATTATGATTTTGGAAGTTATGGGGCGTTATGCCGGATGGATTGCCCTTTATGCAGGGGTTGCAGGTGGAGCCGATGTAATTTTGATTCCTGAGGTTCCTTATCAACTCGAAAGTATTGCGAAAGCAGTCAAAAGAAGAGCAGATCAAGGAAAGCACTTCAGCATCATTGTGGTGGCTGAAGGAGCTAAACCTTTAGGTGGGGAAATGGTTGTGGAGAGAACAGTGCCAGGGAGAACAGATCCTATTAAGTTAGGTGGAATCGGGGCCAAGCTGGCAGCAGATTTGGAGAAGTTAACAGCTATAGAGAGCCGGGTCACAGTGCTGGGGCATTTGCAACGGGGAGGTTCACCTATCGCCGTGGATCGGGTGCTCTCTACTCGGTATGGAGTTGCCGCAGTAGAAGCTGTGTTAGATAAGGATTACGGCATGATGGTCGCTTTGCAGGGGCAAGATATAGTCAGAGTGCCTATAAAAGAGGCTGTTCATCAATTGAAAAAGATAAAATCTGATGATCCCGTTTTACTTGCTGCACGCAGTATGGGAATTGAGTTCGGAGACTAA
- a CDS encoding TetR/AcrR family transcriptional regulator C-terminal domain-containing protein → MKEYHEVQWRIFHTLGYLLEKSNLEHISIKQLCEASHVSRQTFYRYFSDKYAVVTWHFDFLAKDTLHEVGRTLTWLEAHIKLFTELYKERAIYAHVSDSEDYNAVRRYAYRHSIDIYTKTLIDYKKIQPTTTLLFQIDAAALIASELTFRWGQRGMEESPKELAILVDSVLPEELKDVFERGICFHKQADPLSL, encoded by the coding sequence ATGAAAGAATATCATGAAGTGCAATGGCGTATATTTCACACCCTAGGTTACCTATTAGAAAAAAGTAATCTTGAACATATTAGTATCAAACAACTTTGCGAAGCGAGCCACGTTTCGCGTCAGACTTTCTATCGATATTTTTCGGATAAATATGCGGTTGTCACTTGGCATTTTGATTTTTTGGCTAAGGATACTCTCCATGAAGTCGGGCGCACACTTACCTGGTTAGAAGCACATATCAAATTATTTACTGAACTTTATAAAGAAAGAGCGATCTATGCTCATGTTTCCGATTCTGAGGATTACAACGCTGTTCGGAGATATGCATATCGTCATTCAATAGACATCTATACCAAAACACTGATTGACTATAAAAAGATTCAACCCACTACCACCTTACTCTTTCAGATTGATGCTGCAGCATTAATTGCCTCTGAACTTACTTTCCGATGGGGGCAAAGAGGTATGGAAGAGTCCCCAAAGGAGCTTGCAATATTAGTTGATAGTGTGCTTCCTGAGGAATTGAAGGATGTTTTCGAACGAGGTATTTGCTTTCATAAGCAAGCCGACCCATTATCCCTTTGA
- a CDS encoding FAD-dependent oxidoreductase, with the protein MSEKKTDSERKQLSRRDFLRNTGILAGGAVLGTGLMAGCSTGAAKETPAPASAEVWDHEADVVIIGLGGAGASAAIEAHDAGAKVLVVEKQDEKTHYPNTRMSGGVWHNPDPTGDRAARVEYIKAMMSGENIPWKNEGEQEHVSADMAEMFADGIMEVEKFLMTQAPDLDPAGMAPGGEASFPMFPKFKEAKYGKTISTRYKDFQNANSEVPSYEQPKEQKSSGEAFYWALVEEGIKTKRPEIKLLFSTPAKKLIQGENGEIQGVIAIQEGKEIKIKAKKGVVLTSGGYEYNMPMRKAFLEGPGVTGWGFYGTTSNTGDGIEMAILVGAGLVKVAKAASRIESAFPHGEHFEKSGLKMGSNTSVTSSKNSVIVDNYGKRYTDEHIITDSKRPYRYQFYKEAVHYDLLTMNYPRIPSWIIFDETRRTSSSVVNMKISTVGYGYLPWTKDNMDAIQRGWILKADTIEELAEKIKADPENRELIDTKTLVDNVKRFNELCATGEDKDFGRTPATMGPVEKPPFYAMKLYPGGPNTKGGIDANAKREALDWNANPIPRLYTAGEISSVYKFTYQAGGNLTECIVCGRVAGKNVAALTSWS; encoded by the coding sequence ATGTCAGAAAAAAAGACAGACTCTGAAAGAAAGCAACTATCTCGGAGAGACTTTTTGAGGAATACCGGTATCTTAGCTGGAGGTGCAGTACTTGGTACGGGTCTCATGGCTGGTTGTTCAACTGGCGCAGCAAAGGAAACTCCTGCACCAGCTTCGGCTGAGGTGTGGGACCATGAAGCAGATGTCGTTATCATTGGTTTAGGTGGCGCGGGTGCTTCAGCTGCCATTGAAGCTCATGACGCCGGAGCTAAAGTACTTGTTGTTGAAAAACAAGATGAGAAGACGCATTACCCCAATACAAGAATGAGTGGCGGCGTATGGCACAATCCTGATCCCACCGGTGATCGAGCAGCTCGAGTAGAATATATCAAAGCGATGATGAGCGGCGAGAATATTCCTTGGAAAAACGAAGGCGAGCAAGAACACGTATCCGCCGATATGGCAGAAATGTTTGCTGATGGAATCATGGAAGTTGAGAAATTCTTAATGACTCAAGCTCCTGATTTAGATCCAGCTGGTATGGCCCCTGGCGGAGAGGCGTCTTTCCCAATGTTCCCTAAATTTAAGGAAGCTAAATATGGTAAGACCATTAGTACTCGATATAAAGATTTTCAAAATGCAAACAGTGAAGTTCCGTCCTATGAACAACCCAAAGAGCAAAAGTCTTCTGGGGAAGCTTTTTATTGGGCACTTGTGGAAGAAGGGATCAAAACAAAACGTCCAGAAATTAAACTTTTGTTCAGCACTCCTGCCAAAAAGCTGATTCAAGGTGAGAACGGAGAAATCCAGGGTGTTATCGCTATACAAGAGGGTAAAGAAATTAAAATTAAAGCCAAAAAGGGTGTTGTGCTTACAAGCGGTGGGTATGAATATAATATGCCCATGCGCAAAGCTTTCCTGGAAGGGCCTGGAGTAACGGGTTGGGGATTCTATGGTACGACATCTAATACGGGTGATGGTATCGAGATGGCAATCCTTGTTGGTGCTGGGCTAGTCAAAGTTGCAAAAGCAGCCTCCCGTATTGAGTCCGCTTTCCCCCATGGTGAGCACTTTGAGAAAAGTGGTCTAAAGATGGGATCTAACACCAGTGTAACCTCTTCTAAAAATAGCGTTATTGTCGATAACTACGGCAAGAGATATACCGATGAACACATTATCACAGATTCCAAGCGGCCTTACCGTTATCAATTCTACAAGGAAGCTGTACACTACGATCTTCTAACCATGAATTATCCTCGCATTCCAAGTTGGATTATTTTTGATGAAACTCGAAGAACCTCAAGTTCTGTTGTTAATATGAAGATCTCCACAGTGGGATATGGATACTTGCCATGGACCAAAGATAATATGGATGCCATTCAAAGAGGGTGGATTCTCAAGGCAGATACTATTGAAGAATTAGCAGAGAAGATCAAGGCTGATCCTGAGAATCGTGAGCTTATTGATACTAAAACTCTAGTAGATAACGTAAAGAGGTTTAACGAATTATGTGCTACTGGCGAAGATAAAGATTTTGGCAGAACTCCTGCTACAATGGGTCCTGTTGAGAAACCTCCTTTCTATGCTATGAAGCTTTATCCAGGAGGACCTAATACCAAGGGTGGAATTGATGCCAATGCCAAGAGAGAAGCTCTTGACTGGAACGCCAATCCGATACCAAGACTTTATACCGCCGGTGAAATATCCTCAGTATATAAATTCACCTATCAAGCGGGAGGTAACCTTACCGAATGTATCGTATGCGGACGTGTTGCAGGTAAGAACGTTGCAGCTCTAACTTCCTGGTCATAA
- a CDS encoding glycosyltransferase family 2 protein: MISIILPVYNEENQIYASVQKIRTILLSEKLKNQIILIDDGSTDESWSEMQRLTGDFNNVFLLKLSRNLGKEAALCAGLEAADGDACLILDADLQHPPELIPEMVRLWREEGYEVVEGVKATRGNETLGGKIAAMTYYRLFNKATGINLTNASDFKLLDRKVVEAWKSLKEADTFFRGMSAWLGYKRIQIPFEVQERREGISKWSVQSLVKLAIDSITSFSTMPLHIITGLGIGLLLFDVVLVGQTLYMKFSGQAFTGFTTVIILTLGIGSCIMISLGIIGIYISKIYDEVKGRPRYIITEQRKSEVKSIRRRIQ, encoded by the coding sequence TTGATTTCAATCATTTTGCCTGTATATAACGAAGAAAATCAAATATACGCTAGTGTACAGAAAATAAGAACTATTCTATTGAGTGAAAAGCTTAAGAACCAGATTATCCTGATAGACGATGGATCAACGGATGAATCATGGTCAGAGATGCAGCGACTGACTGGAGACTTTAATAATGTATTCCTTCTCAAATTAAGCAGAAATTTAGGTAAGGAGGCGGCTTTGTGTGCAGGACTGGAAGCCGCAGATGGTGATGCATGCTTAATCCTTGATGCGGATCTTCAGCATCCACCTGAACTCATTCCCGAGATGGTTCGTCTCTGGCGTGAAGAAGGATATGAAGTGGTCGAGGGGGTCAAAGCCACCAGGGGTAATGAAACCCTTGGAGGGAAAATCGCAGCAATGACTTATTATCGATTGTTCAATAAAGCCACTGGGATTAATCTAACCAATGCATCGGATTTTAAACTCTTGGACCGTAAAGTCGTAGAAGCATGGAAGAGTCTAAAAGAAGCAGACACCTTTTTCCGAGGAATGTCGGCTTGGCTAGGGTACAAACGCATTCAGATTCCTTTCGAGGTGCAAGAGCGAAGGGAAGGGATATCCAAGTGGTCTGTACAGAGCTTAGTCAAGTTGGCTATCGATTCTATTACATCCTTTAGCACCATGCCCCTACATATCATTACAGGCCTAGGGATTGGACTTCTGCTTTTTGATGTGGTCTTAGTTGGTCAGACTCTTTATATGAAGTTTAGCGGTCAAGCCTTTACAGGTTTTACGACAGTCATCATCTTAACCCTGGGGATCGGTAGCTGTATCATGATTAGTCTAGGGATTATTGGCATCTACATCTCGAAAATTTATGACGAAGTCAAAGGAAGACCTCGCTATATCATCACTGAACAGAGAAAAAGCGAGGTCAAAAGTATCCGTCGAAGAATCCAGTAA
- a CDS encoding DUF456 domain-containing protein: MATGALIIAIILFIVGLLGTVLPILPGAILIYVGMLIYGLMTGFTTLDFTFYLIQGLVFAFILLVDYWATVEGTRRFGGSKQAGWGAAIGLIVGLFFVPLGIVVGPFIGAVVAELLRKADLSQAIRVGFGTLVGLLGGTIIKLGVEILMIIYFFVRI, encoded by the coding sequence TTGGCTACTGGGGCATTAATTATCGCTATTATCCTCTTTATCGTGGGCCTGCTGGGCACGGTACTCCCTATTTTACCGGGGGCCATTCTCATATATGTTGGGATGCTAATTTATGGTCTAATGACAGGCTTTACAACCTTGGACTTTACCTTCTATCTCATTCAAGGCCTTGTTTTCGCTTTTATCCTTCTAGTCGATTACTGGGCTACTGTAGAGGGAACACGTCGCTTTGGCGGAAGCAAGCAGGCTGGCTGGGGTGCAGCAATCGGCTTGATTGTGGGTCTATTCTTTGTACCCCTAGGAATCGTCGTAGGCCCTTTCATAGGAGCGGTGGTCGCAGAATTGCTACGGAAGGCGGATCTCAGTCAGGCCATCCGCGTGGGCTTTGGCACCTTGGTAGGACTCCTTGGGGGGACTATCATCAAGCTCGGAGTGGAAATTCTAATGATCATATATTTCTTTGTAAGAATATAA